The proteins below come from a single Cylindrospermopsis raciborskii Cr2010 genomic window:
- a CDS encoding ATP-binding protein — protein MNLQNLPLGINTLSVLRENNCVYVDKTKLAYHLIRIAGRFFLSRPRRFGKSLFVDTLKEIFEGNEKLFEGLYIHDKWDWSRKFPVIKIDFADGVLKNREELDKRVLDLLRKNAERLGVSYESNDIPGKFGTLIGEAVAKYGTRAVVLVDEYDKPILDNIDNPNIAAEMREGLKNLYSVLKGQDANLQFVFMTGVTKFSNVSLFSGINQLTDITINNQYSSICGYTETDLRESFGDHLEGVDFDQVRNWYNGYNWTGSETVYNPYDILLFIGKGQVFRNYWFETGSPSFLLKLFQKERYFLPNLEGIEVTEEILDSFDVEQINPVTLLFQSGYLTIKDTFTDINQIVFCLGIPNMEVKIALNNQFINAYTKLVNEKLGVQRLIHTQLSSGDVEGLVSTIKRLFASIPWRNFTNNDLADFEGYYASVIYAFLSSLDARVIPEDITNHGQSDLTVMVGGHIYVMEIKVVEGNQVRDNAALDQILQRNYAEKYRGEPGKSVHEIGLIFSRSQRNLIQADWH, from the coding sequence ATGAATTTACAAAATTTGCCCTTGGGGATCAATACCCTGAGTGTGTTGCGTGAAAACAATTGTGTCTATGTAGATAAAACAAAGTTGGCTTACCATCTTATCCGGATTGCGGGAAGATTTTTTCTGTCACGACCAAGACGCTTTGGCAAAAGTCTATTTGTGGATACCCTGAAGGAGATATTCGAGGGGAATGAAAAATTGTTTGAGGGGCTCTATATTCATGACAAATGGGACTGGAGTCGTAAATTCCCAGTAATTAAGATTGATTTTGCGGATGGGGTATTAAAAAACCGGGAAGAGTTGGATAAACGTGTATTAGACCTTTTGCGCAAGAATGCGGAGCGCCTGGGAGTATCCTACGAGTCAAATGATATACCAGGGAAATTTGGAACCCTGATTGGGGAAGCAGTGGCTAAATATGGTACTAGAGCAGTAGTACTGGTAGATGAATACGACAAACCAATCCTCGATAATATAGACAATCCAAATATCGCCGCTGAAATGCGAGAGGGACTGAAAAACCTTTACTCAGTGCTAAAGGGTCAAGATGCCAACCTCCAGTTCGTGTTTATGACTGGAGTCACTAAGTTCTCCAACGTCAGCCTATTTAGTGGGATTAATCAACTAACGGACATCACCATTAATAACCAATACTCATCCATCTGTGGTTATACTGAAACCGACCTGCGGGAGTCCTTCGGTGACCACCTTGAGGGAGTAGATTTTGACCAAGTGCGCAATTGGTACAATGGTTATAATTGGACAGGATCGGAGACTGTTTATAATCCCTATGACATCTTGCTGTTTATTGGAAAAGGCCAAGTTTTCCGTAACTACTGGTTTGAAACGGGTAGTCCCAGCTTTCTACTCAAACTGTTCCAGAAGGAGCGTTATTTCCTACCCAATTTGGAGGGAATCGAGGTAACGGAGGAAATACTTGATTCCTTTGATGTGGAGCAGATTAACCCAGTGACCCTCCTGTTTCAGTCTGGTTATCTGACCATTAAGGACACATTTACAGATATCAACCAAATAGTGTTTTGCTTGGGTATACCCAATATGGAGGTGAAGATTGCCCTCAACAACCAGTTTATCAACGCCTATACCAAATTAGTAAACGAAAAGTTAGGTGTACAAAGACTGATACATACCCAACTGAGTTCTGGAGATGTAGAAGGCTTAGTCAGCACCATCAAGCGATTATTTGCCTCCATTCCTTGGCGGAATTTCACTAATAACGACCTAGCGGATTTTGAAGGATATTATGCTTCTGTGATTTACGCCTTCCTCAGTTCCTTGGATGCTCGAGTGATTCCAGAAGATATCACTAATCATGGTCAGTCGGACTTAACTGTTATGGTGGGGGGACACATCTATGTGATGGAAATCAAGGTGGTAGAGGGGAATCAAGTCCGGGATAATGCAGCACTTGACCAAATCCTCCAGCGAAACTATGCTGAAAAATACCGTGGGGAACCGGGAAAATCTGTCCATGAAATTGGTTTGATATTTAGTCGCAGCCAACGGAATCTTATACAAGCGGACTGGCACTGA
- a CDS encoding ATP-binding protein, translated as MNLQNLPLGINTLSVLRENNCVYVDKTKLAYHLIRIAGRFFLSRPRRFGKSLFVDTLKEIFEGNEKLFEGLYIHDKWDWSRKFPVIKIDFAGGVLRNREELDKKINGMLLKTTKSLRINCELDDIQGRFGEIIAGAREQFGERVVVLVDEYDKPILDNIDKPNIAAEMREGLKNFYSVLKSQDANLQFVFMTGVTKFSKVSLFSGINQLKDITISEAYSSICGYTETDLRESFGDHLEGVDFDQVRNWYNGYNWTGSETVYNPYDILLFISEGMRFRNYWFETGSPTFLVKLFQTNRYFLPNLEHLEVTEEILESFEVEKINPVTLLFQSGYLTIERTFTRRQRYMFALKIPNLEVRLALNDQFINAYTENVNEKSGIQDSLYEFMNRGDVESMIMAIKRLFAGIPWRNFTNNDLADFEGYYASVIYAFLSSLDARVIPEDISNYGQADITTMLGAHIYVMEIKVVEGNQVQGNPALDQILQRNYAEKYRGEPGKSVHEIGLIFSRSQQNLIQADWQ; from the coding sequence ATGAATTTACAAAATTTGCCCTTGGGGATCAATACCCTGAGCGTGTTGCGTGAAAACAATTGTGTCTATGTAGATAAAACAAAGTTGGCTTACCATCTTATCCGGATTGCAGGAAGATTCTTTTTGTCGCGACCAAGACGCTTTGGCAAAAGTCTATTTGTGGATACCCTGAAAGAGATATTCGAGGGGAATGAAAAATTGTTTGAGGGGCTCTATATTCATGACAAATGGGACTGGAGTCGTAAATTCCCAGTAATTAAGATTGATTTTGCTGGTGGTGTGCTCAGAAACCGGGAGGAGCTGGACAAAAAAATTAATGGTATGCTGTTGAAAACCACAAAGTCCTTGAGGATTAACTGCGAACTGGACGATATTCAAGGACGTTTTGGAGAAATCATCGCTGGTGCAAGGGAGCAGTTTGGTGAAAGGGTGGTGGTGCTGGTAGATGAATACGACAAACCAATTCTCGATAATATAGATAAACCAAATATCGCCGCTGAAATGCGAGAGGGACTGAAAAACTTTTACTCAGTGTTGAAGAGTCAAGATGCCAACCTCCAGTTCGTGTTTATGACTGGAGTCACTAAGTTTTCCAAGGTCAGCCTATTTAGTGGGATTAATCAACTCAAGGACATCACTATTAGCGAAGCTTACTCATCCATCTGTGGTTATACTGAAACCGACCTGCGAGAGTCCTTCGGTGACCACCTTGAGGGAGTAGATTTTGACCAAGTGCGCAATTGGTACAATGGTTATAATTGGACAGGTTCAGAGACTGTTTATAACCCCTACGATATCCTCCTCTTCATTAGTGAAGGTATGAGATTTCGCAACTACTGGTTTGAGACGGGTAGTCCCACATTCCTAGTCAAGTTGTTTCAAACCAATCGCTATTTCCTTCCCAACCTGGAACATTTGGAGGTTACAGAGGAGATATTGGAATCCTTTGAAGTAGAAAAGATTAATCCAGTTACCTTGTTGTTTCAATCAGGGTATTTGACTATTGAACGAACCTTTACCCGTCGCCAACGCTACATGTTTGCACTGAAAATTCCCAACTTGGAAGTTCGTCTGGCATTGAATGACCAGTTTATTAACGCCTATACGGAAAATGTGAACGAAAAGAGTGGGATTCAAGACTCTCTATACGAGTTTATGAATAGAGGGGATGTGGAATCAATGATTATGGCAATTAAGAGATTGTTTGCGGGTATTCCCTGGCGGAATTTCACTAATAATGACCTAGCGGATTTTGAAGGATATTATGCCTCTGTGATTTACGCCTTCTTGAGTTCCTTAGATGCTAGAGTTATCCCGGAGGACATTAGCAACTATGGTCAAGCGGATATAACCACCATGCTTGGAGCCCATATCTATGTGATGGAAATCAAGGTGGTAGAGGGGAATCAAGTCCAGGGAAATCCAGCACTTGACCAAATCCTCCAGCGAAACTATGCTGAAAAATACCGTGGGGAACCGGGAAAATCTGTCCATGAGATTGGTTTGATATTTAGTCGCAGCCAACAAAATCTTATACAAGCGGACTGGCAATAA
- a CDS encoding ATP-binding protein, with product MMSQEVDVKNLPLGINTLDKMRGSNCVYVDKTSFALRLIKQPGAFFLSRPRRFGKSLFVDTLKEIFEGNEKLFEGLYIHDKWDWSRKFPVIKIDFAGGVLRNREELDKKINGMLLKTTKSLRINCELDDIQGRFGEIIAGAREQFGERVVVLVDEYDKPILDNIDKPNIAAEMREGLKNFYSVLKSQDANLQFVFMTGVTKFSKVSLFSGINQLKDITISEAYSSICGYTETDLRESFGDHLEGVDFDQVRNWYNGYNWTGSETVYNPYDILLFISEGMRFRNYWFETGSPTFLVKLFQTNRYFLPNLEHLEVTEEILESFEVEKINPVTLLFQSGYLTIERTFTRRQRYMFALKIPNLEVRLALNDQFINAYTENVNEKSGIQDSLYEFMNRGDVESMIMAIKRLFAGIPWRNFTNNDLADFEGYYASVIYAFLSSLDARVIPEDISNYGQADITTMLGAHIYVMEIKVVEGNQVQGNPALDQILQRNYAEKYRGEPGKSVHEIGLIFSRSQQNLIQADWQ from the coding sequence ATGATGAGCCAAGAAGTAGACGTAAAAAACTTGCCGTTAGGGATAAATACGCTAGACAAAATGCGTGGTAGTAACTGTGTCTATGTGGACAAAACGAGTTTCGCATTAAGATTAATTAAACAACCTGGAGCGTTCTTTCTGTCACGACCAAGACGCTTTGGCAAAAGTCTATTTGTGGATACCCTGAAGGAGATATTCGAGGGGAATGAAAAATTGTTTGAGGGGCTCTATATTCATGACAAATGGGACTGGAGTCGTAAATTCCCAGTAATTAAGATTGATTTTGCTGGTGGTGTGCTCAGAAACCGGGAGGAGCTGGACAAAAAAATTAATGGTATGCTGTTGAAAACCACAAAGTCCTTGAGGATTAACTGCGAACTGGACGATATTCAAGGACGTTTTGGAGAAATCATCGCTGGTGCAAGGGAGCAGTTTGGTGAAAGGGTGGTGGTGCTGGTAGATGAATACGACAAACCAATTCTCGATAATATAGATAAACCAAATATCGCCGCTGAAATGCGAGAGGGACTGAAAAACTTTTACTCAGTGTTGAAGAGTCAAGATGCCAACCTCCAGTTCGTGTTTATGACTGGAGTCACTAAGTTTTCCAAGGTCAGCCTATTTAGTGGGATTAATCAACTCAAGGACATCACTATTAGCGAAGCTTACTCATCCATCTGTGGTTATACTGAAACCGACCTGCGAGAGTCCTTCGGTGACCACCTTGAGGGAGTAGATTTTGACCAAGTGCGCAATTGGTACAATGGTTATAATTGGACAGGTTCAGAGACTGTTTATAACCCCTACGATATCCTCCTCTTCATTAGTGAAGGTATGAGATTTCGCAACTACTGGTTTGAGACGGGTAGTCCCACATTCCTAGTCAAGTTGTTTCAAACCAATCGCTATTTCCTTCCCAACCTGGAACATTTGGAGGTTACAGAGGAGATATTGGAATCCTTTGAAGTAGAAAAGATTAATCCAGTTACCTTGTTGTTTCAATCAGGGTATTTGACTATTGAACGAACCTTTACCCGTCGCCAACGCTACATGTTTGCACTGAAAATTCCCAACTTGGAAGTTCGTCTGGCATTGAATGACCAGTTTATTAACGCCTATACGGAAAATGTGAACGAAAAGAGTGGGATTCAAGACTCTCTATACGAGTTTATGAATAGAGGGGATGTGGAATCAATGATTATGGCAATTAAGAGATTGTTTGCGGGTATTCCCTGGCGGAATTTCACTAATAATGACCTAGCGGATTTTGAAGGATATTATGCCTCTGTGATTTACGCCTTCTTGAGTTCCTTAGATGCTAGAGTTATCCCGGAGGACATTAGCAACTATGGTCAAGCGGATATAACCACCATGCTTGGAGCCCATATCTATGTGATGGAAATCAAGGTGGTAGAGGGGAATCAAGTCCAGGGAAATCCAGCACTTGACCAAATCCTCCAGCGAAACTATGCTGAAAAATACCGTGGGGAACCGGGAAAATCTGTCCATGAGATTGGTTTGATATTTAGTCGCAGCCAACAAAATCTTATACAAGCGGACTGGCAATAA
- a CDS encoding ATP-binding protein, translating to MMSQEVDVKNLPLGINTLDKMRGSNCVYVDKTSFALRLIKQPGAFFLSRPRRFGKSLFVDTLKEIFEGNEKLFEGLYIHDKWEWSRKFPVIKIDFAGGVLRNREELDEKIRDLLWNNGDRLGVGSKKKSISGIFGEIIAGAREQFGERVVVLVDEYDKPILDNIDNPNIAAEMREGLKNFYSVLKSQDANLQFVFMTGVTKFSKVSLFSGINQLTDITISEAYSSICGYTETDLRESFGDHLEGVDWDALRHWYNGYNWTGSETVYNPYDILLFINEGMRFRNYWFETGSPSFLLKLFQKERYFLPNLEGIQVTEEILDSFDVEQINPVTLLFQSGYLTIKDIFTDINQIVFCLGIPNMEVKIALNNQFINAYTKLVNEKLGVQRLIHTQLSSGDVEGLVSTIKRLFASIPWRNFTNNDLADFEGYYASVIYAFLSSLDARVIPEDITNHGQSDLTVMVGGHIYVMEIKVVEGNQVQGNPALDQILQRNYAEKYRGEPGKSVHEIGLIFSRSQQNLIQADWH from the coding sequence ATGATGAGCCAAGAAGTAGACGTAAAAAACTTGCCGTTAGGGATAAATACGCTAGACAAAATGCGTGGTAGTAACTGTGTCTATGTGGACAAAACGAGTTTCGCATTAAGATTAATTAAACAACCTGGAGCGTTCTTTCTGTCACGACCAAGACGCTTTGGCAAAAGTCTATTTGTGGATACCCTGAAGGAGATATTCGAGGGGAATGAAAAATTGTTTGAGGGGCTCTATATTCATGACAAATGGGAATGGAGTCGTAAATTCCCAGTAATTAAGATTGATTTTGCTGGTGGTGTGCTCAGAAACCGGGAAGAGTTGGATGAAAAGATTCGGGATCTCCTTTGGAATAACGGCGATCGCCTGGGGGTTGGCTCGAAAAAGAAGAGTATCAGCGGGATTTTTGGAGAAATCATCGCTGGTGCAAGGGAGCAGTTTGGTGAAAGGGTAGTGGTGCTGGTAGATGAATACGACAAACCGATTCTCGATAATATAGATAACCCAAATATCGCCGCTGAAATGCGAGAGGGACTGAAAAACTTTTACTCAGTGTTGAAGAGTCAAGATGCCAACCTCCAGTTCGTGTTTATGACTGGAGTCACTAAGTTTTCTAAGGTCAGCCTATTTAGTGGGATTAATCAACTAACGGACATCACTATTAGCGAAGCTTACTCATCCATCTGTGGTTATACTGAAACCGACCTGCGAGAGTCCTTCGGTGACCACCTTGAGGGAGTAGATTGGGATGCACTGCGCCATTGGTACAATGGTTATAATTGGACAGGCTCAGAGACTGTTTATAACCCCTACGATATCCTCCTCTTCATTAACGAAGGCATGAGATTTCGTAACTACTGGTTTGAAACGGGTAGTCCCAGCTTTCTACTCAAACTGTTCCAGAAGGAGCGGTATTTCCTACCTAATTTGGAGGGAATCCAGGTAACGGAGGAAATACTTGATTCCTTTGATGTGGAGCAGATTAACCCAGTGACCCTCCTGTTTCAGTCTGGTTATCTGACCATTAAGGACATATTTACAGATATCAACCAAATAGTGTTTTGTTTGGGTATACCCAATATGGAGGTGAAGATTGCTCTCAACAACCAGTTTATCAACGCCTATACCAAATTAGTAAACGAAAAGTTAGGTGTACAAAGACTGATACATACCCAACTGAGTTCTGGAGATGTAGAAGGCTTAGTCAGCACCATCAAGCGATTATTTGCCTCCATTCCTTGGCGGAATTTCACTAATAACGACCTAGCGGATTTTGAAGGATATTATGCTTCTGTGATTTACGCCTTCCTCAGTTCCTTGGATGCTCGAGTTATCCCAGAAGATATCACTAATCATGGTCAGTCGGACTTAACTGTTATGGTGGGGGGACACATTTATGTGATGGAAATCAAGGTGGTAGAGGGGAATCAAGTCCAGGGAAATCCAGCACTTGACCAAATCCTCCAGCGAAACTATGCTGAAAAATACCGTGGGGAACCGGGAAAATCTGTCCATGAGATTGGTTTGATATTTAGTCGCAGCCAACAAAATCTTATACAAGCGGACTGGCACTAA
- a CDS encoding ATP-binding protein gives MNLQNLPLGINTLSVLRENNCVYVDKTKLAYHLIRIAGRFFLSRPRRFGKSLFVDTLKEIFEGNEKLFEGLYIHDKWDWSCKFPVIKIDFAGGVLRNREELDKKINGMLLKTTKSLRINCELDDIQGRFGEIIAGAREQFGERVVVLVDEYDKPILDNIDNPNIAAEMREGLKNFYSVLKSQDANLQFVFMTGVTKFSKVSLFSGINQLTDITISEAYSSICGYTETDLRESFGDHLEGVDWDALRHWYNGYNWTGSETVYNPYDILLFINEGMRFRNYWFETGSPSFLLKLFQKERYFLPNLEGIQVTEEILDSFDVEQINPVTLLFQSGYLTIKDIFTDINQIVFCLGIPNMEVKIALNNQFINAYTKLVNEKLGVQRLIHTQLSSGDVEGLVSTIKRLFASIPWRNFTNNDLADFEGYYASVIYAFLSSLDARVIPEDITNHGQSDLTVMVGGHIYVMEIKVVEGNQVRDNAALDQILQRNYAEKYRGEPRKSVHEIGLIFSRSQRNLIQADWH, from the coding sequence ATGAATTTACAAAATTTGCCCTTGGGGATCAATACCCTGAGTGTGTTGCGTGAAAACAATTGTGTCTATGTAGATAAAACAAAGTTGGCTTACCATCTTATCAGGATTGCAGGAAGATTCTTTTTGTCACGACCAAGACGCTTTGGCAAAAGTCTATTTGTGGATACCCTGAAGGAGATATTCGAGGGGAATGAAAAATTGTTTGAGGGACTCTATATTCATGACAAATGGGACTGGAGTTGTAAATTCCCAGTCATTAAGATTGATTTTGCTGGTGGTGTTCTCAGAAACCGGGAGGAGCTGGACAAAAAAATTAATGGTATGCTGTTGAAAACCACAAAGTCCTTGAGGATTAACTGCGAACTGGACGATATTCAAGGACGTTTTGGAGAAATCATCGCTGGTGCAAGGGAGCAGTTTGGTGAAAGGGTAGTGGTGCTGGTAGATGAATACGACAAACCGATTCTCGATAATATAGATAACCCAAATATCGCCGCTGAAATGCGAGAGGGACTGAAAAACTTTTACTCAGTGTTGAAGAGTCAAGATGCCAACCTCCAGTTCGTGTTTATGACTGGAGTCACTAAGTTTTCTAAGGTCAGCCTATTTAGTGGGATTAATCAACTAACGGACATCACTATTAGCGAAGCTTACTCATCCATCTGTGGTTATACTGAAACCGACCTGCGAGAGTCCTTCGGTGACCACCTTGAGGGAGTAGATTGGGATGCACTGCGCCATTGGTACAATGGTTATAATTGGACAGGCTCAGAGACTGTTTATAACCCCTACGATATCCTCCTCTTCATTAACGAAGGCATGAGATTTCGTAACTACTGGTTTGAAACGGGTAGTCCCAGCTTTCTACTCAAACTGTTCCAGAAGGAGCGGTATTTCCTACCTAATTTGGAGGGAATCCAGGTAACGGAGGAAATACTTGATTCCTTTGATGTGGAGCAGATTAACCCAGTGACCCTCCTGTTTCAGTCTGGTTATCTGACCATTAAGGACATATTTACAGATATCAACCAAATAGTGTTTTGTTTGGGTATACCCAATATGGAGGTGAAGATTGCTCTCAACAACCAGTTTATCAACGCCTATACCAAATTAGTAAACGAAAAGTTAGGTGTACAAAGACTGATACATACCCAACTGAGTTCTGGAGATGTAGAAGGCTTAGTCAGCACCATCAAGCGATTATTTGCCTCCATTCCTTGGCGGAATTTCACTAATAACGACCTAGCGGATTTTGAAGGATATTATGCTTCTGTGATTTACGCCTTCCTCAGTTCCTTGGATGCTCGAGTTATCCCAGAAGATATCACTAATCATGGTCAGTCGGACTTAACTGTTATGGTGGGGGGACACATTTATGTGATGGAAATCAAGGTGGTAGAGGGGAATCAAGTCCGGGATAATGCAGCACTTGACCAAATCCTCCAGCGAAACTATGCTGAAAAGTACCGTGGGGAACCGAGAAAATCTGTCCATGAAATTGGTTTGATATTTAGTCGCAGCCAACGGAACCTTATACAAGCGGACTGGCACTGA
- a CDS encoding ATP-binding protein, translating into MNLQNLPLGINTLSVLRENNCVYVDKTKLAYHLIRIAGRFFLSRPRRFGKSLFVDTLKEIFEGNEKLFEGLYIHDKWEWSRKFPVIKIDFAGGVIRNREELDEKIRDLLWNNGDRLGVGSKKKSISGIFGEIIAGAREQFGERIVVLVDEYDKPILDNIDNPNIAAEMREGLKNLYSVLKSQDANLQFVFMTGVTKFSKVSLFSGINQLTDITISEAYSSICGYTETDLRESFGDHLEGVDWDALRHWYNGYNWTGSETVYNPYDILLFINEGMRFRNYWFETGSPSFLLKLFQKERYFLPNLEGIQVTEEILDSFDVEQINPVTLLFQSGYLTIKDIFTDINQIVFCLGIPNMEVKIALNNQFINAYTKLVNEKLGVQRLIHTQLSSGDVEGLVSTIKRLFASIPWRNFTNNDLADFEGYYASVIYAFLSSLDARVIPEDITNHGQSDLTVMVGGHIYVMEIKVVEGNQVRDNAALDQILQRNYAEKYRGEPRKSVHEIGLIFSRSQRNLIQADWH; encoded by the coding sequence ATGAATTTACAAAATTTGCCCTTGGGGATCAATACCCTGAGCGTGTTGCGTGAAAACAATTGTGTCTATGTAGATAAAACAAAGTTGGCTTACCATCTTATCAGGATTGCAGGAAGATTCTTTTTGTCGCGACCAAGACGCTTTGGTAAAAGTCTATTTGTGGATACCCTGAAAGAGATATTCGAGGGGAATGAAAAATTGTTTGAGGGGCTCTATATTCATGACAAATGGGAATGGAGTCGTAAGTTTCCCGTAATTAAGATTGATTTTGCTGGTGGTGTGATCAGAAACCGGGAAGAGTTGGATGAAAAGATTCGGGATCTCCTTTGGAATAATGGCGATCGCCTGGGGGTTGGCTCGAAAAAGAAGAGTATCAGCGGGATTTTTGGAGAAATCATCGCTGGTGCAAGGGAGCAGTTTGGTGAAAGGATAGTGGTGCTGGTAGATGAATACGACAAACCGATTCTCGATAATATAGACAATCCAAATATCGCCGCTGAAATGCGAGAGGGACTGAAAAACCTTTACTCAGTGTTGAAGAGTCAAGATGCCAACCTCCAGTTCGTGTTTATGACTGGAGTCACTAAGTTTTCTAAGGTCAGCCTATTTAGTGGGATTAATCAACTAACGGACATCACTATTAGCGAAGCTTACTCATCCATCTGTGGTTATACTGAAACCGACCTGCGAGAGTCCTTCGGTGACCACCTTGAGGGAGTAGATTGGGATGCACTGCGCCATTGGTACAATGGTTATAATTGGACAGGCTCAGAGACTGTTTATAACCCCTACGATATCCTCCTCTTCATTAACGAAGGCATGAGATTTCGTAACTACTGGTTTGAAACGGGTAGTCCCAGCTTTCTACTCAAACTGTTCCAGAAGGAGCGGTATTTCCTACCTAATTTGGAGGGAATCCAGGTAACGGAGGAAATACTTGATTCCTTTGATGTGGAGCAGATTAACCCAGTGACCCTCCTGTTTCAGTCTGGTTATCTGACCATTAAGGACATATTTACAGATATCAACCAAATAGTGTTTTGTTTGGGTATACCCAATATGGAGGTGAAGATTGCTCTCAACAACCAGTTTATCAACGCCTATACCAAATTAGTAAACGAAAAGTTAGGTGTACAAAGACTGATACATACCCAACTGAGTTCTGGAGATGTAGAAGGCTTAGTCAGCACCATCAAGCGATTATTTGCCTCCATTCCTTGGCGGAATTTCACTAATAACGACCTAGCGGATTTTGAAGGATATTATGCTTCTGTGATTTACGCCTTCCTCAGTTCCTTGGATGCTCGAGTTATCCCAGAAGATATCACTAATCATGGTCAGTCGGACTTAACTGTTATGGTGGGGGGACACATTTATGTGATGGAAATCAAGGTGGTAGAGGGGAATCAAGTCCGGGATAATGCAGCACTTGACCAAATCCTCCAGCGAAACTATGCTGAAAAGTACCGTGGGGAACCGAGAAAATCTGTCCATGAAATTGGTTTGATATTTAGTCGCAGCCAACGGAACCTTATACAAGCGGACTGGCACTGA
- a CDS encoding ATP-binding protein, producing MNLQNLPLGINTLSVLRENNCVYVDKTKLAYHLIRIAGRFFLSRPRRFGKSLFVDTLKEIFEGNEKLFEGLYIHDKWEWSRKFPVIKIDFAGGVIRNREELDEKIRDLLWNNGDRLGVGSKKKSISGIFGEIIAGAREQFGERIVVLVDEYDKPILDNIDNPNIAAEMREGLKNLYSVLKSQDANLQFVFMTGVTKFSKVSLFSGINQLKDITISEAYSSICGYTETDLRESFGDHLEGVDWDALRHWYNGYNWTGSETVYNPYDILLFISEGMRFRNYWFETGSPTFLVKLFQTNRYFLPNLEHLEVTEEILESFEVEKINPVTLLFQSGYLTIERTFTRRQRYMFALKIPNLEVRLALNDQFINAYTENVNEKSGIQDSLYEFMNRGDVESMIMAIKRLFAGIPWRNFTNNDLADFEGYYASVIYAFLSSLDARVIPEDISNYGQADITTMLGAHIYVMEIKVVEGNQVQGNPALDQILQRNYAEKYRGEPGKSVHEIGLIFSRSQRNLIQADWQ from the coding sequence ATGAATTTACAAAATTTGCCCTTGGGGATCAATACCCTGAGCGTGTTGCGTGAAAACAATTGTGTCTATGTAGATAAAACAAAGTTGGCTTACCATCTTATCAGGATTGCAGGAAGATTCTTTTTGTCGCGACCAAGACGCTTTGGTAAAAGTCTATTTGTGGATACCCTGAAAGAGATATTCGAGGGGAATGAAAAATTGTTTGAGGGGCTCTATATTCATGACAAATGGGAATGGAGTCGTAAGTTTCCCGTAATTAAGATTGATTTTGCTGGTGGTGTGATCAGAAACCGGGAAGAGTTGGATGAAAAGATTCGGGATCTCCTTTGGAATAATGGCGATCGCCTGGGGGTTGGCTCGAAAAAGAAGAGTATCAGCGGGATTTTTGGAGAAATCATCGCTGGTGCAAGGGAGCAGTTTGGTGAAAGGATAGTGGTGCTGGTAGATGAATACGACAAACCGATTCTCGATAATATAGACAATCCAAATATCGCCGCTGAAATGCGAGAGGGACTGAAAAACCTTTACTCAGTGTTGAAGAGTCAAGATGCCAACCTCCAGTTCGTGTTTATGACTGGAGTCACTAAGTTTTCTAAGGTCAGCCTATTTAGTGGGATTAATCAACTCAAGGACATCACTATTAGCGAAGCTTACTCATCCATCTGTGGTTATACTGAAACCGACCTGCGAGAGTCCTTCGGTGACCACCTTGAGGGAGTAGATTGGGATGCACTGCGCCATTGGTACAATGGTTATAATTGGACAGGTTCAGAGACTGTTTATAACCCCTACGATATCCTCCTCTTCATTAGTGAAGGTATGAGATTTCGCAACTACTGGTTTGAGACGGGTAGTCCCACATTCCTAGTCAAGTTGTTTCAAACCAATCGCTATTTCCTTCCCAACCTGGAACATTTGGAGGTTACAGAGGAGATATTGGAATCCTTTGAAGTAGAAAAGATTAATCCAGTTACCTTGTTGTTTCAATCAGGGTATTTGACTATTGAACGAACCTTTACCCGTCGCCAACGCTACATGTTTGCACTGAAAATTCCCAACTTGGAAGTTCGTCTGGCATTGAATGACCAGTTTATTAACGCCTATACGGAAAATGTGAACGAAAAGAGTGGGATTCAAGACTCTCTATACGAGTTTATGAATAGAGGGGATGTGGAATCAATGATTATGGCAATTAAGAGATTGTTTGCGGGTATTCCCTGGCGGAATTTCACTAATAATGACCTAGCGGATTTTGAAGGATATTATGCCTCTGTGATTTACGCCTTCTTGAGTTCCTTAGATGCTAGAGTTATCCCGGAGGACATTAGCAACTATGGTCAAGCGGATATAACCACCATGCTTGGAGCCCATATCTATGTGATGGAAATCAAGGTGGTAGAGGGGAATCAAGTCCAGGGAAATCCAGCACTTGACCAAATCCTCCAGCGAAACTATGCTGAAAAATACCGTGGGGAACCGGGAAAATCTGTCCATGAGATTGGTTTGATATTTAGTCGCAGCCAACGGAACCTTATACAAGCGGACTGGCAATAA